Genomic DNA from Nostoc sp. ATCC 53789:
ATCAATTACCAGCTTTCATGTTCCACGAAAGGCACAAAGCACTGACTGTTGTCATTTCACCGCTACAAGCACTAATGGCAGATCAGGTAGCAGATTTAGAACAAGCTGGGTTTTTCTTCGCCACCTTCATTAATGGTAATCTCTCAGCAGCAGAACGTCGTCAGCGATTATCAGAACTGCGTTCTGGTTCCAAAGGTTTGCTGTACATCAGCCCTGAGCAATTGCGGTCAATGAGTATTCGAGCATTGTTAGAACAACGCCCTCCGGTTCTTTGGGTGATTGATGAGGCTCACTGTGTTAGCCAATGGGGCCACGATTTTCGTCCCGATTACCGTTACATCCCGAAATTTATTTATGAATTATATCAAGAGCGGCAGCTTGCAATGCCTTTGTTAGCTTTAATGACAGCAACAGCAACTGTTGCTGTTATTGAACCCAGATTCCGCAGGTGCGCTCGTAAATGCTGTATTTTTGAAAATGACCTAAATGCTGCATTTTAGAAGCATGACAGCATCATTAAATATCAGGGTACAGGATATTGATCACTGCGGCATAGTCGCAGGCATCTGTGATGAGATGAATTTAGTAGAACAAATTAACCGACTGCTGGGAACTCACTCTCAAGAAATCATCAGTGCAGGTCAAGTTGTAAAAGCAATGATTTTAAACGGATTAGGATTCGTGAGTGCGCCGTTATATTTGTTTGAAAAGTTTTTCGTAGGCAAAGCTACCGAGCATCTTTTAGGAGAAGGAATACGTCCAGAACACTTAAACGATGACCGTTTGGGTCGAGTATTGGACAAATTATATGAGGCGGGACTAACGGAAGTATTTGTGACAGTGGCGCTTTGTGCAGCACGTAAATTCGGGGTAAAAATGGACAGCCTGCACCTTGATTCAAGTTCATTCCATGTTGATGGCGATTACATTAATAACGCAACAGCAGAGGATGCGGAAGCAGGAGGAATCGAAATTACCTACGGCTATTCAAGAGATCACCGCCCAGATTTGAAACAATTTATCCTGGACTTAATGTGCAGTGGGGATGGAGATATTCCCTTGTATTTGAGGGTCGCAGACGGTAATGAATCAGACTCAGCAATATTTGCGACCATCATCGCTGATTTTAAGCGGCAGTGGCAAATAGATGCTTTGTTTGTTGCAGATGCCGCACTTTATACGGAAGAGAACTTGCAACAAATGAAACATTTACGTTGGGTATCAAGAGTCCCAGCTACCCTAACTGCTGCAAAAATGCTGTTAGAAGACATGCCAGAAGTTGCATTTAATGACAGCGCAATGCCTGGATATCGAATTGCACCAAGTTGTAGTGAATATGGTGGTGTCAGACAGTCCTGGTTAGTTGTTGAAAGTCAAGCCAGAAAAGAAGCTGACCTCAAGCAGTTGGAAAAACGTTTAATTAAAAAGTTATCAGTTGCCCAATCCGAACTTCGGCAGTTGTCAAACCAAGAATTTGCTTGCTCAAAAGATGCTCTGATTGCGGCACAACGGCTCAGTTCTAAGT
This window encodes:
- a CDS encoding IS1634 family transposase, with translation MTASLNIRVQDIDHCGIVAGICDEMNLVEQINRLLGTHSQEIISAGQVVKAMILNGLGFVSAPLYLFEKFFVGKATEHLLGEGIRPEHLNDDRLGRVLDKLYEAGLTEVFVTVALCAARKFGVKMDSLHLDSSSFHVDGDYINNATAEDAEAGGIEITYGYSRDHRPDLKQFILDLMCSGDGDIPLYLRVADGNESDSAIFATIIADFKRQWQIDALFVADAALYTEENLQQMKHLRWVSRVPATLTAAKMLLEDMPEVAFNDSAMPGYRIAPSCSEYGGVRQSWLVVESQARKEADLKQLEKRLIKKLSVAQSELRQLSNQEFACSKDALIAAQRLSSKLPLHQLANIQVKEVKKHTGRGRPSKDAAPTFYYQVDATLEPKEIAIAIETKRAGRFILATNVLDAEELSDEDVLREYKAQQSTERGFRFLKDPLFFTSSVFLNSTERVAALAMIMGLCLLVYSLGQRALRQALERAKKTIDNQLGKPTSTPTLRWVFQCFMSIHLVTVSQIKQIANLTHERQWILQFFGAPCRKYYLLS